The Pseudomonas iranensis genome includes a window with the following:
- a CDS encoding TRAP transporter small permease has product MKALRRIWEHFEEGFIVFLLAAMTLVTFVYVILNNFYSLFYWLADHWPAASVPLFAVGDQIMGMAQAMTWSTALTKALFGWLIFFGLAYGVRTAGHIGVDALVKLARRSVQRYIGILACLCCLAYAGLLAVASFEWIETLMNAGIGAEDLGHFGVMQWHIGLIVPLGFALVFIRFAEILLRILLNRQTGLGLADEAADALKLAEHEDDKP; this is encoded by the coding sequence AATCTGGGAACACTTCGAGGAAGGCTTCATCGTCTTCCTTCTGGCGGCCATGACCCTCGTCACGTTTGTCTACGTGATCCTCAATAACTTCTACAGTCTGTTTTACTGGCTCGCCGATCATTGGCCGGCAGCGAGTGTCCCGCTGTTCGCCGTTGGCGATCAGATCATGGGCATGGCGCAGGCCATGACCTGGAGCACCGCCCTGACCAAAGCGCTGTTTGGCTGGCTGATTTTTTTCGGCCTGGCCTATGGCGTGCGCACCGCCGGGCATATCGGTGTCGACGCACTGGTCAAACTGGCGCGCAGATCGGTACAGCGTTACATCGGCATCCTCGCCTGCCTGTGCTGTCTGGCCTACGCGGGGCTGCTTGCCGTCGCCAGCTTCGAATGGATCGAAACCTTGATGAACGCCGGTATCGGTGCCGAGGATCTCGGCCATTTCGGCGTGATGCAGTGGCATATCGGGTTGATCGTGCCGCTGGGCTTCGCGCTGGTGTTCATCCGCTTCGCTGAAATTCTCCTGCGCATCCTGCTTAACCGTCAGACCGGCCTCGGCCTGGCCGATGAAGCGGCCGACGCGCTGAAAC